One part of the Solanum dulcamara chromosome 3, daSolDulc1.2, whole genome shotgun sequence genome encodes these proteins:
- the LOC129882887 gene encoding cyclin-dependent kinase G-2-like, with protein sequence MAAGRYGGYRDNEFRGREAEFEVSRRELGYSKGDYERIRSEDRDFDRDRVHDRSGRDRGRLRQKDIKERDMINGNYRSMSSRSDSGSSDCDGGGARRSGLSVRAVDREPIKERDMINGSYRSMSSKSDSGSSDGDAGGARRSGFSVRAVDREPGELSSESGSDGATESDQKTKNADNGNQSPVQSKKRKFSPIIWDREDKEVNRMSNSRNSPAATKLPPPPPLPKSSGQLANLLPERVDQVSQLNSNAAHSMEPSPSNPNTALGLHMDASDESPVDICSPPPDEEQLPNQEARKVEDEEYVPVPTIRSSRWATDADSPADEGEISGGDMPLLKKGRAVSQSAEMGGRRKSLTPEFGELKRESSGGNRARSSDSDEHIRSCSRDSYQDNELDKNDSMDVDKDRNYDGTSVSQSDTESEDAHDSRGSPEPALPPQRSVNMLQGCRSVDEFERLNRIDEGTYGVVYRAKDKKTGEIVALKKVKMEKEREGFPLTSLREINILISLHHPSIVDVKEVVVGSSLDSIFMVMEYMEHDLKALMETMKQPFTQSEVKCLMLQLFHGVKYLHDNWVLHRDLKTSNLLLNNRGELKICDFGLARQYGSPLKPYTHLVVTLWYRAPELLLGAKQYSTAIDMWSLGCIMAEMLSKEPLFNGKTEVDQIDKIFRILGTPNETIWPGFSKLPGVKVNFVKHQFNNLRKRFQKSTAFMGLPVLSEAGLDLLNKLLTYDPEKRITADAALNHEWFREVPLPKSKEFMPTFPAQHAQDRLVRRVMKSPDPLEEQRRKELKQGVLGTGGLFG encoded by the exons ATGGCTGCTGGAAGATATGGTGGTTACAGGGATAATGAATTTAGGGGGCGTGAGGCTGAATTTGAGGTTTCACGGAGGGAGCTTGGTTACTCCAAGGGGGATTACGAACGAATTAGGTCTGAGGATCGGGATTTTGATAGGGATCGAGTTCATGACAGGAGTGGTCGAGATAGGGGTAGGTTGAGACAGAAGGATATAAAAGAAAGGGATATGATAAATGGAAATTATAGGTCCATGTCAAGCAGGAGTGATTCCGGTAGCAGTGATTGTGATGGTGGTGGAGCAAGGAGAAGTGGGCTTAGTGTCAGAGCTGTTGACCGAGAGCCTATAAAAGAAAGGGATATGATAAATGGCAGTTATAGGTCCATGTCAAGCAAGAGTGATTCTGGTAGTAGTGATGGTGATGCTGGTGGAGCGAGGAGAAGTGGCTTTAGTGTCAGGGCTGTTGACCGAGAGCCTGGGGAATTGTCTAGTGAGAGCGGGTCTGATGGGGCTACTGAGTCGGACCAGAAGACCAAGAATGCCGACAATGGTAACCAGTCTCCTGTACAGAGCAAGAAACGAAAATTCTCTCCAATTATATGGGATAGGGAAGATAAGGAAGTAAATCGAATGTCAAATAGTAGAAATTCACCAGCGGCTACTAAGCTACCTCCTCCCCCTCCATTGCCAAAGTCATCTGGCCAGTTGGCTAATCTTCTCCCTGAAAGGGTTGATCAGGTCTCTCAGTTGAATAGTAATGCGGCTCACAGTATGGAGCCATCCCCAAGTAATCCAAATACAGCACTTGGTTTACATATGGATGCATCTGATGAATCCCCAGTTGACATATGCTCTCCACCTCCTGATGAGGAGCAATTGCCCAATCAGGAAGCCAGGAAAGTAGAAGATGAGGAATATGTGCCCGTGCCGACTATAAGATCATCTCGATGGGCAACTGATGCCGACTCTCCAGCTGATGAAGGTGAGATTTCAGGTGGTGATATGCCCCTATTGAAGAAGGGACGAGCAGTTTCCCAGTCAGCTGAAATGGGTGGACGCAGGAAATCACTAACTCCAGAATTTGGGGAGCTCAAGAGAGAAAGCTCTGGAGGAAATAGAGCGAGGTCTTCAGACTCTGATGAGCATATTAGGTCTTGCAGCAGAGATAGCTACCAGGACAATGAATTAGATAAGAATGACTCAATGGATGTGGATAAGGACCGTAATTATGATGGGACTAGTGTTAGCCAGTCAGATACAGAATCTGAAGATGCACATGATTCTCGTGGTTCACCAGAGCCTGCACTTCCACCACAAAGGAGCGTAAACATGCTGCAGGGGTGTAGAAGTGTCGATGAATTCGAGCGGCTTAACAGGATAGATGAAGGAACTTACGGGGTTGTTTACAGAGCTAAAGATAAGAAGACAGGAGAAATTGTTGCACTAAAGAAGGTTAAGATGGAGAAGGAACGAGAAGGATTTCCCTTGACGTCTCTAAGGGAGATTAACATTCTTATTTCTCTTCATCACCCCTCAATTGTAGATGTCAAAGAAGTAGTTGTAGGAAGCAGTCTTGACAGTATTTTTATGGTGATGGAGTACATGGAACATGATCTGAAGGCATTAATGGAGACGATGAAACAACCATTTACCCAAAGTGAAGTCAAATGTCTTATGCTCCAGCTTTTTCATGGTGTCAAGTATCTTCATGATAATTGGGTCCTACACCGAgatttgaagacttcaaatttGCTTCTAAACAACCGAGGTGAGTTGAAGATTTGTGACTTTGGTTTAGCTCGTCAATATGGGAGCCCCTTGAAACCGTACACTCATTTGGTGGTTACTTTGTGGTACAG GGCTCCAGAACTTCTGTTGGGAGCCAAGCAATATTCTACTGCAATTGACATGTGGTCACTGGGTTGTATCATGGCCGAGATGCTATCCAAAGAACCGCTCTTCAATGGGAAAACAGAAGTTGATCAAATTGACAAG ATATTCAGAATTCTTGGCACCCCAAATGAGACGATTTGGCCAGGGTTTTCCAAGCTTCCTGGGGTGAAGGTCAACTTTGTAAAGCATCA GtttaataatttaagaaagagATTTCAAAAGTCTACAGCCTTCATGGGGTTACCAGTCCTATCAGAGGCTGGGCTTGACCTGTTGAATAAGCTTCTAACTTATGATCCGGAGAAG AGAATAACTGCCGATGCTGCTTTGAACCATGAGTGGTTTCGTGAAGTTCCTCTCCCCAAGTCTAAAGAATTCATGCCTACTTTCCCTGCACAGCATGCGCAAGATAG GCTTGTGCGAAGAGTAATGAAGAGTCCAGATCCTCTTGAGGAGCAGCGAAGAAAGGAACTGAAGCAAGGGGTGTTAGGAACTGGTGGATTGTTTGGCTAA